Proteins from one Planctomyces sp. SH-PL62 genomic window:
- the fliW gene encoding flagellar assembly protein FliW — protein MNIITTRFGLIQAPESEIYRIPEGLLGFRSYTQFLHLPDPVVSGLSWLQSATAPDLAFGLVAPPLAVGDYRIELRPGDRAALELSDERAAMIYVVLNRGGAGGLTVNLQGPLVFNPARRLGRQLVLTSSRYPVRYPLETGASQPATPTLLPGLTPLRATA, from the coding sequence GTGAACATCATCACGACCCGTTTCGGTCTGATCCAGGCCCCGGAATCGGAGATCTACAGGATTCCCGAAGGCCTGCTGGGGTTCCGTTCGTACACGCAGTTCCTCCACCTCCCCGATCCGGTCGTCTCGGGTCTGTCGTGGCTGCAAAGCGCGACGGCCCCCGACCTGGCCTTCGGCCTGGTCGCGCCCCCGCTGGCGGTCGGCGACTATCGGATCGAGCTTCGTCCCGGCGACCGGGCGGCGTTGGAGCTCAGCGACGAACGGGCCGCCATGATCTACGTCGTCCTGAACCGCGGCGGCGCGGGGGGGTTGACCGTCAACCTCCAGGGCCCCCTCGTGTTCAATCCGGCCCGTCGATTGGGTAGGCAGCTCGTCCTCACCTCCAGCCGCTACCCGGTGCGGTATCCGCTGGAGACGGGCGCGTCGCAGCCCGCGACCCCGACCCTGCTGCCCGGTCTCACGCCGTTGCGAGCGACTGCGTGA
- the purH gene encoding bifunctional phosphoribosylaminoimidazolecarboxamide formyltransferase/IMP cyclohydrolase has translation MAKPETQEGWATIRRAVLSVSDKQGLVELATALADAGVELIASGGTRFALAQAGLPVIEVADYTGQPEILDGRVKTLHPRIHGGILARRDVPEHLETLAEAGMEPIDLVVVNLYPFEATIARPDCSFEHAVENIDIGGPSLIRGAAKNHDGVAVLTDPGQYERFLAEFRESGGTRIETRKRLAREAFAQTGAYDRAIAAYLEKQETAATATATAGADEPPPSLDLHFPLRQALRYGENPHQKAALYIDPDAVGPNLATARILHGKEPSYNNLLDLDSALRLVRLFDGPAACILKHNNPCGAAIADDPATAFEAAYEGDPVSAFGGIVGLNRPVDLATAELMCKPGRFLEAILAPGFEPEAIALLTTKPTWKNSVRLVDLGAPIGPTTAPPSGWDLRRIEGGLLAQGWDEQQADPTAGEVKTKRPPTPEELRDLDFAWKICAMVKSNAIVVAKGGRLLGVGAGQMSRLDSVRIAVEKGGEAVRGGVLASDAFFPFRDGPDVAAAAGIAAIIQPGGSKRDAETVDACDEHGMAMIFTGRRHFRH, from the coding sequence ATGGCCAAACCTGAGACTCAGGAGGGGTGGGCGACGATCCGTCGCGCGGTCCTCAGCGTTTCCGACAAGCAGGGCCTCGTCGAGCTGGCGACGGCCCTCGCCGACGCGGGCGTGGAATTGATCGCGAGCGGAGGGACCCGGTTCGCGCTGGCCCAGGCCGGCTTGCCGGTGATCGAGGTCGCCGATTACACCGGCCAGCCCGAGATCCTCGACGGCCGGGTCAAGACCCTGCACCCCCGGATCCACGGCGGCATCCTCGCCCGCCGCGACGTGCCCGAGCACCTGGAGACGCTCGCCGAGGCGGGGATGGAGCCGATCGACCTCGTCGTCGTCAATCTCTACCCGTTCGAAGCGACGATCGCCCGCCCGGACTGCTCGTTCGAGCATGCCGTCGAGAACATCGACATCGGCGGGCCGTCCCTGATCCGAGGCGCCGCCAAGAACCACGACGGCGTCGCCGTCCTGACCGACCCCGGCCAGTACGAGAGGTTCCTCGCCGAGTTCCGCGAGTCCGGCGGCACCCGCATCGAAACCCGGAAACGCCTGGCCCGCGAGGCGTTCGCCCAGACCGGGGCCTACGATCGCGCGATCGCCGCGTATCTGGAGAAACAAGAGACCGCCGCCACGGCCACGGCCACGGCCGGCGCCGACGAGCCGCCGCCGTCGCTCGACCTCCACTTCCCGCTCAGGCAGGCCCTCCGCTACGGCGAGAACCCGCACCAGAAGGCCGCCCTCTACATCGACCCCGACGCTGTCGGGCCGAACCTGGCGACGGCTCGGATCCTCCACGGCAAGGAGCCGTCGTACAACAACCTGCTCGACCTCGACAGCGCGTTGCGGCTGGTCAGGTTGTTCGACGGCCCGGCGGCGTGCATCCTCAAGCACAACAACCCTTGCGGCGCGGCCATCGCCGACGACCCGGCGACCGCCTTCGAAGCGGCCTATGAAGGAGACCCCGTCAGCGCGTTCGGCGGGATCGTCGGCCTGAACCGGCCGGTCGACCTCGCCACGGCCGAGTTGATGTGCAAGCCCGGCCGGTTCCTGGAGGCGATCCTCGCCCCCGGCTTCGAGCCCGAAGCGATCGCGCTTTTGACCACGAAGCCGACCTGGAAGAACAGCGTCCGGCTCGTCGACCTGGGGGCGCCGATCGGCCCGACGACGGCCCCGCCTTCGGGGTGGGACCTGCGACGGATCGAGGGGGGCCTGCTGGCGCAAGGCTGGGACGAGCAGCAGGCGGACCCGACGGCCGGCGAGGTGAAGACCAAACGACCGCCGACGCCCGAGGAGCTGCGCGACCTCGACTTCGCGTGGAAGATCTGCGCGATGGTCAAGTCGAACGCGATCGTGGTGGCGAAGGGGGGCCGGCTGCTGGGCGTGGGCGCCGGCCAGATGAGCCGCCTGGACTCGGTGCGGATCGCGGTGGAGAAGGGGGGCGAGGCCGTCCGCGGCGGCGTCCTGGCCTCCGACGCCTTCTTCCCGTTCCGCGACGGCCCGGACGTCGCCGCGGCGGCGGGGATCGCCGCGATCATCCAGCCCGGCGGCTCGAAGCGCGACGCCGAAACCGTCGACGCCTGCGACGAGCACGGCATGGCCATGATCTTCACCGGGCGTCGTCACTTCCGACATTGA
- the rimI gene encoding ribosomal protein S18-alanine N-acetyltransferase, translating to MSTIPTTPSQTRVHVRWMIRRDMPEVLAIEHASFEYPWAEEEFLRVLRQRNCIGMVAEQGERIVGFMIYELHRNRIHVLDFATHPDFRRQGVGRQMIAKLASKLSAQRRNRIALLVRETCVAAQHFYKAMGFRAVEVIREHFADTGEDAYGMLYHLDESILHPPATVNRIARQYGS from the coding sequence ATGAGCACGATACCAACCACCCCGTCGCAGACCCGGGTGCACGTGCGTTGGATGATCCGTCGCGACATGCCCGAGGTCCTCGCCATCGAGCATGCGAGCTTCGAGTATCCCTGGGCCGAGGAGGAATTCCTCCGAGTGCTCCGCCAGCGCAACTGCATTGGTATGGTGGCCGAGCAGGGCGAGCGGATCGTCGGCTTCATGATCTATGAGCTGCACCGCAATCGCATCCACGTCCTCGACTTCGCGACCCATCCCGACTTCCGCCGCCAGGGCGTCGGCCGGCAGATGATCGCCAAGCTGGCGAGCAAGCTCTCGGCCCAGCGCCGGAATCGGATCGCCCTGCTCGTCCGCGAGACGTGCGTCGCGGCCCAGCACTTCTACAAGGCGATGGGCTTCCGGGCCGTCGAGGTCATCCGCGAGCACTTCGCCGACACGGGCGAGGACGCCTACGGCATGCTCTACCACCTCGACGAGTCGATCCTCCACCCCCCCGCGACGGTGAACCGGATCGCCCGCCAGTACGGGAGCTGA
- a CDS encoding PQQ-binding-like beta-propeller repeat protein: protein MSRRLALVWALLLLCWAGPMAHAQSPLSSSVVPTRTALSRLGLERQWINVAPIAGTERILRIGRGKDLLVVLTNLAMLHVYDAETGRPLWSAQIGESSRAALGASENSYAVFVTSANIMTALDRKTGRVIWRENLDTLPSSASVANDDQVLVGMSTGMIHCYNLREKQEKGPDKLREKPELAWKLATGGEVKTRPLLAEQFVCIGSSDGKVSVDMASDATPLFRVVTGGPIGRDMASYGTRTLLIPSADQSLYAVDVLTSKISWVFPSGAPIEQGPVVAREEIFVINEAGGLSVLDPKTGVPRWTTSTDSGRLLGASPTKVYLFSQDNDLMIVDRASGKLLQDPAATYQRAGLNLRDFELSFPSRFDDRLYMATPSGVIVCLREIGQTSPALLRDPKAEPFGHVPPEGIKELPNPFQEAPDDPNAEAPAEEPLP from the coding sequence ATGTCCCGCCGACTCGCTCTGGTCTGGGCGCTCTTGCTGTTGTGCTGGGCAGGGCCGATGGCGCACGCCCAATCCCCCCTGTCCAGCAGCGTGGTCCCCACGCGGACGGCGCTCTCGCGCCTCGGGCTGGAACGTCAGTGGATCAATGTGGCGCCGATCGCCGGCACGGAACGAATCCTCAGGATCGGCCGCGGCAAGGACCTGCTCGTCGTCCTGACGAACCTGGCGATGCTCCACGTCTACGACGCCGAGACCGGCCGGCCGCTCTGGTCCGCCCAGATCGGGGAGTCGTCGCGTGCCGCGCTCGGTGCCTCGGAGAATTCCTATGCGGTCTTCGTGACCAGCGCAAACATAATGACCGCCCTCGACCGGAAGACCGGTCGGGTCATCTGGCGGGAGAACCTGGATACGCTCCCCAGCAGCGCCTCGGTCGCCAACGACGACCAGGTCTTGGTCGGCATGTCCACCGGTATGATCCACTGCTACAACCTCAGGGAGAAGCAGGAGAAAGGGCCGGACAAGCTCCGCGAGAAGCCGGAACTGGCCTGGAAGCTCGCCACCGGCGGCGAGGTCAAGACCCGCCCCTTGTTGGCGGAACAGTTCGTGTGCATCGGGAGCTCGGACGGCAAGGTCAGCGTCGACATGGCCAGCGACGCCACGCCCCTGTTCCGGGTCGTCACCGGCGGTCCGATCGGCCGCGACATGGCGAGCTACGGCACCCGCACCCTGCTGATCCCCTCGGCCGACCAGAGCCTCTACGCCGTCGACGTCCTGACCTCGAAGATCTCCTGGGTCTTCCCGTCGGGCGCCCCGATCGAGCAGGGGCCCGTCGTCGCCCGGGAAGAGATCTTCGTCATCAACGAGGCAGGCGGCCTGAGCGTCCTCGACCCCAAGACCGGCGTGCCCCGCTGGACCACCTCGACCGACTCGGGACGATTGCTGGGCGCCAGCCCGACCAAGGTCTACCTGTTCTCCCAGGACAACGACCTGATGATCGTCGATCGCGCCTCGGGCAAGCTCCTTCAGGATCCCGCCGCGACCTACCAGCGGGCCGGGCTGAATCTCCGCGATTTCGAGCTGAGCTTCCCCTCCCGCTTCGACGACCGCCTCTACATGGCGACGCCGTCGGGCGTGATCGTCTGCCTTCGAGAGATCGGTCAGACCAGCCCGGCGCTCCTGCGGGACCCGAAGGCGGAGCCGTTCGGCCACGTCCCGCCCGAAGGGATCAAGGAACTCCCCAACCCGTTCCAGGAGGCCCCGGACGATCCGAACGCCGAGGCCCCCGCGGAAGAACCTCTGCCCTGA
- a CDS encoding exo-alpha-sialidase yields the protein MARKTFWLATALLLTLQRPLTADPAEVLKLDDATRDRCLAILREGLASDDFWPAMHAAEALSLDGRGSEVRAALAPRLPAETDARRRCGLARELVRAGDLSQARVLLEILTSPDPYGHAHACESLFKVGEIGDGVALRRALETADPSSVSLMAAGALARWGNPKAFAHLRAALKHDDENLARTAAWILARVGDSRDVPAIQAVRGRFQEPLTRAYFDHALAALGDPEGRMALVGNLTHADPKVQVYAAEFAPDARVFEAKEALVKLLADPTLDVRIRAAQALSSLARPIPADADGEFAVDVFPADATHPRYSEGSVVVLRDGRLLYATTEFDGSTSDFAKARIVAVESADEGRTWGAKRIVQENVGRTNVMSATLRRLLPGAVHDGPIGFLYLQKNSFTDLHAFLRVSDDEGATFGEPIQTTTVPGYHVVNNDRVTVLSTGRLVVPAASTADVDKGGHFVSTCFLSDDGGKTWRRSGSTVDYAKRGAMEPEVLELRDGRLLMHIRTQLGHIAFSESADGGETWSEAKSWGVAAPEAPSTLRRIPSTGDLLLVWNDSVREGQDHGGRRTPLSAAVSADEGKTWSRPIAIEPSDKETYAYTSLEFHRGRALLTYYIGPDSWERLSSRFRSIPIGRFYEPAAR from the coding sequence ATGGCTCGAAAAACCTTCTGGCTCGCAACGGCCCTCCTGCTGACCCTGCAACGGCCCCTCACCGCCGATCCGGCGGAAGTCCTCAAACTGGACGACGCGACTCGCGACCGGTGCCTGGCGATCCTCCGCGAGGGCCTGGCCTCCGACGATTTCTGGCCGGCCATGCACGCCGCCGAGGCGCTCTCGCTCGACGGCCGAGGCTCCGAGGTCCGGGCCGCGCTCGCCCCCAGGCTCCCCGCCGAGACAGACGCCCGCCGCCGCTGCGGGCTCGCCCGCGAATTGGTTCGCGCGGGCGATCTGTCCCAGGCCCGGGTCCTGCTGGAAATCCTGACCTCTCCGGATCCTTACGGCCACGCACACGCCTGCGAGAGCCTCTTCAAGGTCGGCGAGATCGGCGACGGCGTCGCGCTGCGGCGGGCGCTGGAGACCGCCGATCCCTCGTCCGTCTCGCTCATGGCCGCCGGGGCGCTCGCCCGTTGGGGGAATCCCAAAGCCTTCGCCCACCTCCGCGCCGCCCTGAAGCATGACGACGAGAACCTGGCCCGGACCGCCGCCTGGATCCTGGCCCGGGTCGGCGACTCGCGTGACGTCCCAGCGATTCAGGCCGTTCGCGGACGTTTCCAGGAGCCCCTGACCCGCGCCTATTTCGATCACGCCCTGGCCGCGCTGGGAGACCCCGAAGGCCGCATGGCCCTGGTCGGGAATCTGACGCATGCGGACCCGAAAGTCCAGGTCTACGCCGCCGAGTTCGCGCCCGACGCGCGGGTCTTCGAGGCGAAGGAAGCTCTCGTCAAGCTGCTGGCCGACCCGACTCTCGACGTCCGCATCCGCGCGGCCCAGGCGCTTTCGTCGCTCGCCAGGCCGATCCCGGCCGACGCCGACGGGGAGTTCGCCGTGGACGTCTTCCCGGCCGACGCGACCCATCCGCGTTACAGCGAAGGCTCCGTCGTGGTGCTGCGGGACGGCCGGCTGCTCTATGCGACGACCGAGTTCGACGGCAGCACCTCCGATTTCGCCAAGGCCCGGATCGTCGCGGTCGAGTCGGCCGACGAGGGGCGGACGTGGGGAGCGAAGCGGATCGTCCAGGAGAACGTGGGGCGGACCAACGTGATGTCGGCGACCCTCCGACGGCTCCTTCCGGGGGCCGTCCACGACGGGCCGATCGGTTTCCTCTACCTCCAGAAGAATTCGTTCACCGACCTCCACGCGTTCTTGCGCGTGTCGGACGACGAGGGGGCGACGTTCGGCGAGCCGATCCAGACGACGACGGTCCCCGGCTATCACGTCGTCAACAACGACCGGGTGACGGTCCTGTCGACGGGACGGCTGGTCGTCCCCGCCGCCTCGACGGCCGACGTCGACAAGGGGGGCCACTTCGTCTCCACCTGCTTCCTCTCCGACGACGGCGGGAAGACCTGGCGTCGGAGCGGTTCGACCGTCGACTACGCGAAGCGGGGCGCCATGGAGCCCGAGGTCCTGGAACTCCGGGACGGGCGGCTCCTGATGCACATCCGCACGCAGCTCGGCCACATCGCGTTCAGCGAGTCGGCCGACGGCGGCGAGACCTGGAGCGAGGCGAAATCGTGGGGCGTCGCGGCTCCCGAGGCCCCGTCCACGCTGCGGCGGATCCCCTCGACCGGGGATCTCCTGCTGGTCTGGAACGACTCCGTCCGCGAGGGGCAGGATCACGGGGGGCGTCGCACCCCCTTGAGCGCCGCCGTCTCGGCCGACGAGGGGAAGACGTGGTCGCGGCCGATCGCGATCGAGCCTTCCGACAAGGAGACCTACGCTTACACGAGCCTTGAGTTCCACCGGGGTCGGGCGCTGCTGACCTATTACATCGGCCCGGACTCGTGGGAGCGGCTTTCTTCGCGGTTCCGCTCGATCCCGATCGGGCGGTTTTACGAGCCGGCCGCGCGTTGA
- the csrA gene encoding carbon storage regulator CsrA — protein sequence MLVLSRHRDESIIIGDDIVITVVDIRGDKVRLGIAAPIEISVHRQEVYEAIQRENRQASRLEPQEARQIERLTPPVRRDPLRRARTDEV from the coding sequence ATGCTGGTCCTGTCCCGACACCGCGACGAGAGTATCATCATCGGGGATGACATCGTCATCACCGTGGTCGATATTCGGGGCGATAAGGTCCGCTTGGGGATCGCGGCCCCCATCGAGATCTCCGTACACCGCCAAGAGGTGTACGAAGCCATCCAACGCGAGAACCGCCAGGCGAGCCGACTGGAACCCCAGGAAGCCCGTCAGATCGAACGCCTCACCCCGCCAGTCCGGCGCGACCCCTTGCGTCGCGCCCGTACCGACGAGGTCTGA
- a CDS encoding FHA domain-containing protein — MKAELIPDNGDPPIPITRDVTIVGRRDFADVVVDHPSLSKRHAVLVKTDGLLVIRDLITTNGTRVKGQRIRWAALLPGDRIALGGYKMRVYLGPDDAMSPSELYRKRAGKAADLRGAGEALHKVDPIQARRFGSFAAPSIEQLPSSSYDEVARPDAPELDDDDSLIELD, encoded by the coding sequence ATGAAAGCCGAACTCATCCCCGACAACGGCGACCCACCGATCCCGATCACCCGCGACGTGACCATCGTGGGCCGGCGCGACTTCGCCGATGTGGTCGTCGACCATCCCAGTCTCTCCAAACGGCACGCCGTTCTGGTCAAGACCGACGGCCTGCTGGTGATCCGCGACCTGATCACCACCAACGGCACCAGGGTCAAGGGGCAGAGGATCCGCTGGGCCGCCCTCCTCCCCGGCGACCGAATCGCCCTGGGCGGCTATAAGATGAGGGTCTATCTGGGACCCGACGACGCCATGTCCCCCTCCGAACTCTATCGCAAGCGGGCCGGCAAGGCCGCCGACCTGCGAGGGGCCGGAGAGGCCCTCCACAAGGTCGACCCGATCCAGGCCCGGCGTTTCGGCTCGTTCGCGGCCCCCTCGATCGAACAGCTGCCCAGCAGCTCGTACGACGAGGTCGCCAGGCCCGACGCACCCGAACTCGACGACGACGATTCCCTCATCGAGCTCGACTGA
- a CDS encoding ATP-dependent 6-phosphofructokinase: MLTLTPQDLEIASLGPRTIPSPLIRLRDVGFLNDDSRILLEHHVVPQGDPSSSLSLEEAGPRREIYFDPARTCAAVVTCGGLSPGLNNVIRSVYSELAYNYEVPRIVGVRDGLMGLNPRMGRPLVEMTPAFVDHIHELGGTVLGSSRGPQDPSVIVDTLARESIDILFCVGGDGTQRGALAIADEVRRRGLGKAVVGIPKTIDNDIQFVYTSFGYYTALEKAQEVLRGAHVEARCAPNGIGLVKLMGRHAGYIAAGAALASQDANFVLIPEVPFKLDGENGFLAALERRILSKNHALIVVAEGAGQDLLQADLEARDASGNVRLQDVGLFLRDKILAHFRSRSIDVNLKYLDPSYFIRSVPANPSDRILSDQMARMAVHAAMAGKTDLLMGYIHNEIVHVPIATAVAQRKHVDVASDLWTAVMRSTGQPVW; the protein is encoded by the coding sequence ATGCTGACGCTGACGCCCCAGGACCTGGAGATCGCGTCGCTCGGGCCCCGCACCATCCCTTCGCCCTTGATCCGGCTTCGCGACGTCGGCTTCCTCAACGACGACAGCCGCATCCTGCTGGAGCATCACGTCGTTCCCCAGGGCGACCCGTCCTCCTCGCTCTCGCTGGAGGAGGCCGGGCCGCGCCGCGAGATCTACTTCGATCCCGCCCGCACCTGCGCCGCCGTCGTGACCTGCGGCGGCCTCTCGCCGGGGTTGAACAACGTCATCCGTTCGGTGTACTCGGAGTTGGCTTACAACTACGAAGTCCCCCGGATCGTCGGGGTTCGCGACGGCCTCATGGGCCTGAATCCCAGGATGGGCCGCCCGCTGGTGGAGATGACCCCCGCCTTCGTGGATCACATCCACGAACTGGGCGGGACCGTCCTCGGGTCGTCGCGCGGCCCGCAGGATCCGTCCGTGATCGTCGACACGCTGGCCCGGGAATCGATCGACATCCTCTTTTGCGTCGGCGGCGACGGCACCCAGCGGGGCGCCCTGGCCATCGCCGACGAGGTTCGCCGGCGGGGCCTCGGGAAGGCCGTCGTCGGCATCCCCAAGACGATCGACAACGACATCCAGTTCGTCTACACCTCGTTCGGCTATTACACCGCGCTCGAGAAGGCCCAGGAAGTCCTCCGGGGCGCCCACGTCGAGGCCCGATGCGCCCCGAACGGGATCGGGCTGGTCAAGCTGATGGGCCGGCACGCCGGCTACATCGCCGCCGGCGCGGCGCTCGCCAGCCAGGACGCGAACTTCGTCCTCATCCCCGAGGTCCCGTTCAAGCTGGACGGCGAGAACGGCTTCCTGGCGGCCCTGGAGCGACGGATCCTCAGCAAGAACCACGCCCTCATCGTCGTGGCGGAAGGCGCCGGCCAGGATCTGCTCCAGGCCGATCTGGAGGCTCGCGACGCGTCGGGGAACGTCCGGCTCCAGGACGTCGGGCTCTTCCTCCGCGACAAGATCCTCGCCCACTTCCGGTCGCGCTCGATCGACGTGAACCTGAAGTATCTGGACCCCAGCTATTTCATCCGATCCGTCCCCGCAAACCCGTCGGACAGGATCCTCAGCGACCAGATGGCCCGCATGGCCGTCCACGCGGCGATGGCCGGCAAGACCGACCTCTTGATGGGCTACATCCATAACGAGATCGTGCACGTCCCGATCGCGACGGCCGTGGCGCAGAGGAAGCATGTGGACGTCGCAAGCGACCTGTGGACCGCCGTCATGCGATCGACGGGCCAGCCCGTCTGGTGA
- a CDS encoding DUF1571 domain-containing protein — MRQARSGALTGAGARRVLAGSLVKRTAASSLILAMAMAADAPKEGDANSRTADAPTAGSERRIALKDASAAPIGPAAASPDLSSKGPAKADALTLVTASPSARAVRVMLECRERFASVKDYTCTFYKRERVDDVLTPMHVMTMKMRNDPYSIYFRFHQPNKGREAIYVQGRNNNRVLAHDVGFTKLLAGTMKLDPLGARAMENCRHPITKAGIGKLIETVLDRWQAELDDEESVVMFDSKIRLGSAPCLLIEAIHPEKKPEFMYHKVRLFIHAELGLPVRYEAYDWPAGPGDAPEMLEEYVYDGVKLNVGLHDDDFDATNQLYSFGRF; from the coding sequence ATGCGTCAAGCTCGATCCGGAGCGCTGACGGGAGCAGGTGCGCGGCGCGTCTTGGCCGGGTCGCTCGTCAAACGCACGGCCGCCTCATCCCTGATCCTGGCGATGGCGATGGCGGCGGACGCCCCGAAAGAGGGCGACGCGAACTCCAGGACGGCCGACGCGCCGACGGCCGGCTCGGAACGCCGCATCGCCCTCAAGGACGCCTCGGCCGCCCCGATCGGGCCGGCGGCGGCCAGCCCCGACCTCTCCTCGAAGGGCCCCGCCAAGGCCGACGCGCTCACCCTGGTGACGGCCAGCCCGAGCGCCCGCGCGGTCCGCGTCATGCTGGAGTGCCGCGAGCGGTTCGCGAGCGTGAAGGATTACACCTGCACGTTCTACAAGCGTGAACGGGTGGACGACGTGCTCACCCCCATGCACGTCATGACCATGAAGATGCGGAACGACCCCTACAGCATCTACTTCCGCTTCCACCAGCCGAACAAGGGCCGCGAGGCGATCTACGTCCAGGGCCGCAACAACAACCGAGTCCTGGCCCACGACGTCGGCTTCACCAAGCTCCTCGCCGGCACGATGAAGCTCGATCCGCTCGGCGCCCGCGCCATGGAGAATTGTCGACACCCCATCACCAAGGCCGGGATCGGCAAGCTCATCGAGACCGTCCTCGACCGCTGGCAGGCCGAGCTGGACGATGAGGAGTCGGTGGTGATGTTCGACTCCAAGATCCGTCTCGGCTCCGCGCCCTGCCTCCTGATCGAGGCCATCCATCCCGAGAAGAAGCCGGAGTTCATGTATCACAAGGTCCGGCTCTTCATCCACGCGGAGCTCGGCCTCCCGGTCCGCTACGAGGCCTACGATTGGCCCGCCGGGCCCGGCGACGCCCCGGAGATGCTCGAAGAGTACGTCTACGACGGCGTGAAGCTCAACGTCGGCCTCCACGACGACGACTTCGACGCGACGAATCAACTCTACTCCTTCGGGCGCTTCTGA